The following proteins are encoded in a genomic region of Cyclonatronum proteinivorum:
- a CDS encoding MnmC family methyltransferase, whose translation MAKQRTRIELSRDGSHTVYSETAGSYFHNPNGAVEESLYVYFESSGISRALQRDEDVSVMEIGFGTGLNLLLLADLVARYRPDAQVKFTSVEAYPLMPDQVQQLNFAAFIKHKALFEALPAVFGKLQDAHQSGEPVSGKLGEVHYEIHPCLFSKLKLRPKRPFTHILHDPFDPVVSPELWKPGVFKWLRERSAEDAVLTTFGASTAARASMAVGGWLVARAPGALGKREMTVASLSEEKLRDFKRLNEARLKQRWEAGELSI comes from the coding sequence ATGGCAAAACAACGGACGCGCATTGAGCTGAGCCGGGACGGTTCGCACACCGTGTACTCGGAAACTGCCGGCAGCTACTTCCACAATCCTAACGGTGCCGTTGAGGAGAGCCTTTACGTGTATTTCGAATCATCAGGAATAAGCCGGGCTTTACAGCGCGATGAAGATGTATCGGTGATGGAGATCGGTTTCGGCACCGGGCTCAACCTGCTGCTGCTGGCCGATCTGGTTGCGCGTTACCGACCCGATGCACAAGTTAAGTTCACGAGTGTTGAAGCTTATCCGCTCATGCCGGATCAGGTTCAGCAACTGAATTTTGCAGCCTTCATCAAACATAAAGCTCTTTTCGAAGCCCTGCCCGCGGTATTTGGGAAGCTTCAGGACGCGCACCAATCCGGTGAGCCTGTTAGCGGAAAACTGGGAGAGGTGCACTATGAGATTCATCCCTGCCTGTTCTCAAAGCTGAAGCTCAGGCCGAAACGTCCGTTTACGCACATCCTGCATGATCCCTTTGATCCGGTCGTGTCGCCGGAGCTGTGGAAGCCCGGTGTGTTTAAATGGCTCCGGGAGCGGTCAGCGGAGGACGCTGTGCTCACAACTTTCGGCGCCTCGACAGCGGCACGGGCAAGCATGGCAGTGGGAGGCTGGCTCGTAGCGCGGGCACCCGGGGCACTGGGTAAGCGCGAAATGACGGTAGCGTCCCTGAGCGAAGAAAAGCTGCGCGACTTCAAACGTCTCAACGAAGCCCGGCTCAAACAGCGCTGGGAAGCCGGCGAACTCAGTATCTGA